Proteins encoded by one window of Porphyrobacter sp. YT40:
- a CDS encoding toprim domain-containing protein, which produces MSSLEFVTDNRSLIATARRICESRGGKWSGTRGMACCPAHDDRTPSLGVSLGRQAILFHCFAGCDQQSVLAALAREGFEAPALFSASAITNEPEPTSTRKPSAAALRVWRYAQPLRASPAKAYLESRGILAASPALRFHPRTPLGPKGRTRFLPAMIAAVSLDEGPIAIHRTFLSTEASGKAALDKPKRALGALGEAAVRLFAPASGQLGLAEGIESAMSAYALTGIPVWTTLGNERFGLVSVPESVTALHLFVDHDAGGELAASRGLAAYARDGRTIHVRKPSSSDTDWNDELTAWLRRKAAP; this is translated from the coding sequence ATGTCCTCTCTCGAATTCGTCACCGACAATCGCTCGCTTATTGCGACCGCCCGCCGCATCTGCGAATCGCGAGGGGGCAAATGGTCCGGCACAAGGGGCATGGCCTGCTGCCCAGCGCATGATGACCGCACGCCGTCACTCGGTGTGTCGCTCGGACGACAGGCCATCCTCTTCCACTGTTTCGCTGGATGCGATCAGCAGAGCGTGCTGGCTGCTTTGGCGCGTGAAGGTTTCGAGGCACCGGCGCTTTTTTCAGCTTCTGCGATCACCAACGAACCCGAACCGACCAGCACACGCAAACCCTCGGCGGCAGCGCTGAGGGTCTGGCGCTATGCACAGCCACTGCGTGCCAGTCCGGCAAAGGCCTATCTTGAGAGTCGCGGCATCCTCGCCGCATCTCCGGCGCTGCGCTTTCATCCGCGAACGCCGCTTGGCCCGAAAGGACGGACCCGCTTTCTGCCCGCCATGATCGCGGCTGTAAGCCTCGACGAGGGGCCGATCGCCATCCACCGCACGTTCCTGTCTACCGAGGCTTCAGGCAAGGCCGCTCTCGACAAGCCGAAACGCGCGCTTGGCGCGCTCGGTGAGGCTGCTGTCCGCCTTTTTGCTCCGGCTTCCGGCCAGCTTGGCCTTGCCGAGGGTATCGAGAGCGCGATGTCGGCCTATGCGCTAACCGGCATCCCCGTGTGGACGACCCTGGGCAACGAGCGTTTCGGCCTTGTCAGCGTGCCCGAGAGCGTGACCGCACTCCACCTCTTCGTCGATCACGATGCTGGCGGCGAGCTGGCTGCGTCGCGTGGCCTGGCCGCTTATGCCCGCGATGGACGGACGATCCACGTTCGCAAACCATCGTCAAGCGATACAGACTGGAATGATGAACTGACAGCGTGGCTGCGCCGCAAAGCGGCGCCGTAG
- a CDS encoding nucleotidyltransferase, whose product MRTDIDHLSARKRRELERVVKLIFEAFDDACALSNYGGDNPARILKIILCGSHARGIWVDEQDTAEGYGPNFDLLIIVNDKRLTDRVKYWERLEDRLMGEFRVAKTLRTPVNFIVHTLQEANEGLAHGHSIFMAAKQEGVALYQSDDTELHSPGPMTPNQSLAMAEECFDDWFLTARRKLVLAQDAISQNFNKEAAFLLHQTCECLYRCVLLVWTFDTPPVHDLGLLRRHAERSDPRLACVWPHDLMKDRARFEKLEDAYVKAHNSEHYHIITEELDWLFVRVKELGRVVHDVCSERIDRLRVTSRAACDKA is encoded by the coding sequence ATGCGCACCGATATCGATCATCTTTCAGCCCGAAAGCGACGCGAGCTTGAACGCGTGGTTAAGCTGATCTTCGAGGCGTTCGATGACGCCTGCGCGCTTTCCAACTACGGGGGGGACAACCCCGCGCGCATCCTCAAGATCATTCTGTGCGGCAGTCATGCGCGCGGTATCTGGGTCGATGAGCAGGACACGGCCGAGGGATACGGGCCGAATTTCGATCTGCTCATCATCGTCAACGACAAGCGGCTGACCGACCGTGTCAAATACTGGGAAAGGCTCGAGGATCGGCTGATGGGCGAATTCCGCGTAGCGAAGACCCTGAGGACACCTGTAAACTTCATCGTCCACACCTTGCAGGAGGCGAACGAAGGGCTCGCCCATGGGCACTCCATTTTCATGGCTGCGAAGCAGGAAGGCGTTGCGCTTTACCAGTCCGATGACACTGAGCTCCACTCGCCTGGGCCCATGACCCCGAACCAGTCGCTGGCCATGGCGGAAGAATGCTTTGACGATTGGTTCTTGACGGCAAGGCGCAAGCTCGTGCTCGCGCAGGATGCCATCTCACAGAACTTCAACAAGGAAGCTGCATTCCTGTTGCACCAGACCTGCGAGTGCTTGTACCGCTGCGTCCTGCTCGTATGGACCTTCGACACGCCGCCTGTGCATGACCTCGGCCTTCTGCGCAGGCACGCCGAGCGGAGCGATCCGCGCCTCGCCTGCGTGTGGCCGCACGACTTAATGAAGGACCGGGCCCGGTTCGAAAAGCTCGAAGATGCCTACGTCAAGGCTCACAATTCCGAGCATTATCATATCATAACCGAGGAGCTCGACTGGCTTTTTGTACGTGTGAAGGAACTTGGCCGGGTTGTACACGACGTATGTTCTGAGCGGATCGACCGGTTAAGGGTCACGTCCCGGGCAGCTTGCGACAAGGCATAG
- a CDS encoding recombinase family protein codes for MAGQDSVKRCAIYTRKSTTNRLDAEMNSLAMQREVCSAYITSQKYKSWVELPGRYDDAGQSGSDLDRPGLSALMHDIEDGKIDAVVIYKVDRLTRSLVDFVRLIDLFEKRNITLVSISQAFDTSDSMGRMVLNILLTFSQFEREMIAERVRDSLRARKRHGKIHGGKPPFGYQVVADELVIDDNEAAIVRFIFSEFLRTERYIAVQRAVETHGFRSSTKPLRKGGTRGGKPVSPTIVHSVLQNPVYVGEIRGHDRNYPGRHMPIISRDTWNAAERLTRARRKAGPHAKNTSHFLAGLLRDGLGRPMYIDVQRKAGKVFTFYASVDAHWSRSQHIKAYRCNATRFDELVLAALGEFLCDRARVRPALKLLGIRGAELEKLSELGKSAAGRLARTPTDKVGDIVRALICEIELGLENVAIAVRAIELRRFLEWDDHSAFHARPRDWALSEARYEFSIEVRIPSAEKWPTLHIKPRAEDIDGRRDRSLICLIHAARQAQRLVDEHRELGVPELAKKQRMRASQFSRLIRVNYLAPDIVTAILDGTQPENLTRQKLLATNIPTDWGLQRRLLGFAVPRRDPLPGKHDGMWPRKP; via the coding sequence ATGGCAGGGCAAGATTCCGTGAAGCGATGCGCGATCTACACACGCAAGAGCACAACCAATCGTCTCGACGCTGAGATGAACTCGCTCGCGATGCAGCGGGAAGTCTGCAGCGCCTACATAACGAGCCAGAAATACAAGTCGTGGGTCGAACTGCCCGGAAGATACGATGACGCAGGCCAGTCTGGCAGCGATCTCGACAGGCCAGGTCTTTCCGCATTGATGCACGACATTGAGGACGGGAAAATCGATGCGGTGGTCATTTACAAGGTTGACCGGCTGACGAGAAGCCTTGTCGACTTTGTGCGTCTGATTGACCTGTTTGAGAAAAGGAACATCACGCTCGTCTCCATATCCCAGGCTTTCGACACCTCCGACAGCATGGGTCGAATGGTACTGAACATTCTCCTGACCTTTTCACAGTTCGAGCGGGAGATGATCGCAGAGCGGGTTCGTGACAGCCTCCGCGCGCGCAAGCGGCACGGCAAGATACATGGAGGCAAGCCACCGTTTGGTTATCAGGTCGTCGCGGACGAGCTGGTGATCGATGACAACGAGGCAGCGATCGTCCGCTTCATTTTCTCGGAGTTTCTGCGGACGGAACGATATATCGCGGTCCAGCGAGCCGTGGAAACGCATGGCTTCCGGAGTTCTACCAAGCCTTTGAGGAAGGGGGGCACGAGAGGGGGTAAGCCTGTCTCGCCGACAATCGTTCACTCGGTCTTGCAGAACCCGGTCTACGTCGGCGAGATCCGGGGACACGATCGCAACTATCCCGGCAGGCATATGCCGATCATCTCAAGGGATACCTGGAATGCTGCGGAAAGACTGACCCGTGCGCGGCGGAAAGCCGGGCCTCACGCGAAGAATACCAGCCACTTCCTCGCGGGGCTCCTGCGTGATGGCCTCGGGCGGCCTATGTACATCGACGTTCAGCGCAAGGCTGGCAAGGTGTTCACCTTTTACGCGTCGGTTGATGCTCACTGGTCGAGAAGCCAGCACATCAAGGCGTACCGGTGCAACGCGACACGTTTCGACGAACTGGTTCTTGCCGCGTTGGGAGAGTTTCTGTGCGACCGGGCGCGCGTGAGACCGGCACTCAAATTGCTCGGTATACGCGGCGCTGAACTGGAGAAACTTTCGGAACTTGGAAAGTCGGCAGCAGGCCGGCTTGCCCGCACACCCACTGACAAGGTCGGGGACATCGTTCGGGCGCTGATTTGCGAGATCGAACTGGGTCTCGAGAACGTGGCGATAGCCGTTCGCGCGATCGAGCTGAGACGATTTCTGGAATGGGACGACCACTCGGCCTTTCATGCTCGGCCACGCGACTGGGCCCTGAGCGAGGCCAGGTATGAGTTTTCGATCGAAGTCCGGATCCCATCCGCCGAAAAGTGGCCTACCCTGCACATAAAGCCTCGCGCCGAGGACATTGATGGCAGACGCGACAGAAGTCTCATTTGTTTGATCCACGCGGCAAGGCAAGCGCAGCGGCTTGTCGACGAGCATCGCGAGCTGGGCGTGCCAGAGCTGGCAAAAAAACAGCGAATGCGCGCGTCGCAGTTCTCGCGGCTTATCAGGGTCAATTACCTTGCTCCGGATATCGTAACCGCAATCCTCGACGGAACGCAGCCGGAGAACCTGACGCGTCAGAAACTGCTTGCGACGAACATTCCGACCGACTGGGGTCTGCAACGCCGATTGCTGGGATTTGCTGTCCCGCGCCGCGACCCGTTACCGGGCAAGCACGACGGGATGTGGCCGCGAAAACCGTAG
- a CDS encoding response regulator, which yields MQATRLKASEQTLERIPMSKTESEAPLIAIVDDQRDVRTTVSRGLEQHGYRVHPFVGGADLLEALEYLEPDCILLDVRMPGLDGLSTLARIPPARRHVPVIFFTSHGDVPLAVEAIKNGAADFIEKPSTFETIVRKIKAAMLASRPSVEKSRFAAQARELLADLTQRENQVIRLACTGKRNKEIAEELNIGVRTVEFHRFQAIHKLGESNLLKVARIFEAAERE from the coding sequence ATGCAAGCCACGAGGCTGAAAGCCTCTGAACAGACCTTGGAGCGAATACCGATGTCGAAAACGGAAAGCGAAGCTCCCCTGATTGCCATCGTGGACGACCAGCGCGATGTGCGCACAACGGTCAGCCGGGGGCTTGAGCAACATGGCTATCGCGTGCACCCCTTCGTGGGCGGCGCGGACCTGCTCGAAGCGCTTGAATATTTGGAGCCCGACTGCATCCTGCTCGATGTCCGGATGCCCGGTCTCGACGGCCTTTCGACCCTTGCGCGCATCCCGCCGGCGCGACGGCATGTCCCTGTCATCTTCTTCACCTCTCACGGCGATGTTCCGCTCGCTGTCGAGGCAATAAAAAATGGTGCGGCAGACTTCATCGAAAAGCCGAGCACCTTCGAGACGATCGTCCGCAAGATAAAGGCAGCAATGCTTGCCAGCCGGCCATCGGTTGAGAAAAGTCGATTTGCCGCGCAGGCACGTGAACTGCTGGCCGATCTGACACAACGCGAAAATCAAGTCATCCGCCTGGCGTGTACGGGGAAGCGCAACAAGGAGATCGCGGAAGAGCTGAACATCGGCGTACGGACCGTCGAGTTCCACCGCTTTCAGGCGATCCACAAGCTGGGCGAAAGCAACCTTCTCAAGGTCGCAAGGATTTTCGAGGCTGCCGAAAGAGAGTGA
- a CDS encoding PilZ domain-containing protein has protein sequence MIERRQEPRAKSVFKSAYVRTEAGIQFVTLRNISESGVCIDAFPGVAEGQEIDFCFDSNAMHRGVVRWVGDGLCGLSTDGNGQAEVIHLMFPPRSVRLPLSVGVQLYVDGQREQAILHNISIRGACISSRRTPAPGQLVSLGICGVHFELATVRWVRDSLFGMRFTHPVHPVVFRDLVTKIQQTSEAVLDAEETLRYAYG, from the coding sequence ATGATCGAGCGGAGACAGGAACCGCGAGCGAAATCCGTATTCAAGAGCGCCTATGTCAGGACCGAGGCCGGCATCCAGTTCGTGACCCTGCGCAATATTTCTGAATCCGGCGTTTGCATTGATGCCTTTCCGGGCGTCGCCGAAGGTCAGGAGATTGATTTCTGTTTCGACTCGAACGCGATGCATCGGGGCGTGGTGCGCTGGGTAGGCGATGGCTTGTGTGGCCTCAGCACCGACGGCAACGGGCAAGCGGAGGTGATCCACCTCATGTTCCCCCCGCGATCGGTCAGATTACCGCTCTCGGTCGGGGTGCAGCTCTATGTTGATGGCCAGCGCGAGCAGGCAATCCTGCACAACATTTCGATCCGCGGAGCCTGCATCAGCAGCCGGCGCACTCCGGCGCCCGGACAACTGGTTTCGCTCGGCATTTGCGGCGTTCACTTCGAGCTTGCGACTGTGCGCTGGGTGCGGGACAGTTTGTTCGGCATGCGCTTCACCCACCCCGTTCACCCCGTGGTTTTTCGCGACCTCGTGACCAAGATCCAGCAGACATCGGAGGCCGTGTTGGATGCTGAAGAGACTCTGAGATACGCTTACGGCTGA
- a CDS encoding PAS domain-containing protein — translation MNNAEFAEILDAVSQGVLVFGADRKILYCNQAFLDITGFDRPDVANVLFSIMQGPHTDPDTLLAIEKAIDSGREFSAEIQNYRKTGDTFWYELTFKPKFHQDGTLRHFIGILRDISAQKRAEFEANHLKSAFDEKNNQLELISGFLKNAQRIAKIGVFDYSVGEDRQYWSDELISMLGFPKENFPAPVDVFVSRIDKGDLPLFEELFDQAVRNGLPYEITLKVYRYDGRAMYMQVIADVRDVAGDRRITGIARDVTDETEAAARLLEEKQRFELAAQATLDVIFDWNIETGAYWANEAFETVYGYPAPSHIGLYGLEGISAVKADHDLVRRVTLEAIEAGKERYSVDYSFIRADGKRGHAAVRASIVRDPTGKARRIIGTATDVGQLTDAMTALEASEERFRIIADTVSDVLWDRDFDTDTIWVTPDWPTKLRIAIDSDVRMDRFFDDHVEPEEAVRVQKSFLEAIKSDATEWECQYGLIGSDGSRIDLAVKAAILRNSDGRAQRMLGNARNVTFEVRQQEGFTRARALEAVGQLTGGIAHDFNNQLMIIQGNAELLEMSALDEDQSESAALINQACVSAADLIQRLLSFSRQSHLRSERVEIARLIPNVVALLRAGIPESITVRCKVPPGIWQAKADANALEQAIINLAVNSRDAMPNGGDIIIGCENRIISGDTHPFAAELEPGEYVELSVTDNGHGMAPEVKAKVFEPFFTTKEVGKGTGLGLSTVYGFAKQSNGHVIVYSEPDRGTTVALYLPRYTEIVEQYMPDLVTRSAHPGNGKRILLVEDQERLRDHVCKLLTKMGYKVTSAANGIEALSLLQDGQNFDLLFTDVIMPGGLNGQELAQKTTKLRPSMKVLFTSGYPASAFEHLRLDEVEHIKLLKKPYRSAELTAALAELLEN, via the coding sequence ATGAACAATGCCGAGTTTGCCGAGATTCTTGACGCGGTCTCTCAAGGCGTTCTCGTTTTTGGCGCTGATCGCAAAATTTTATACTGCAATCAGGCCTTTCTGGACATCACAGGGTTTGATCGCCCGGATGTCGCGAATGTCCTTTTCAGCATCATGCAGGGCCCGCACACTGATCCCGACACCCTCTTGGCGATCGAAAAGGCGATAGACTCCGGTCGTGAGTTTTCGGCCGAAATCCAAAATTATCGGAAGACCGGTGACACGTTCTGGTATGAACTGACTTTCAAGCCTAAATTTCATCAGGATGGCACGCTACGCCATTTTATCGGCATATTGCGCGACATCTCGGCTCAAAAGAGGGCAGAGTTCGAAGCAAACCATCTGAAGTCGGCCTTTGATGAAAAAAATAATCAGTTGGAATTGATTTCCGGATTTTTGAAGAATGCGCAGCGCATCGCAAAAATTGGTGTATTTGATTATTCGGTTGGAGAGGACCGCCAATATTGGTCCGATGAGCTGATATCAATGCTCGGCTTCCCGAAAGAGAATTTCCCAGCGCCGGTGGATGTCTTTGTCAGCCGCATCGACAAAGGTGACCTTCCCCTTTTTGAGGAACTGTTCGACCAAGCGGTGCGCAATGGATTGCCCTACGAGATCACGCTCAAAGTGTATCGGTACGATGGGCGAGCGATGTACATGCAAGTCATTGCTGATGTTCGTGACGTGGCGGGCGATCGGCGGATAACGGGGATCGCCCGCGATGTGACCGACGAGACGGAGGCTGCCGCACGGTTGCTGGAGGAAAAACAACGCTTCGAACTGGCTGCCCAGGCTACGCTAGACGTTATCTTCGATTGGAATATCGAAACCGGAGCATATTGGGCCAATGAGGCCTTCGAGACGGTCTACGGTTATCCCGCTCCCAGTCATATCGGTCTGTACGGCTTGGAAGGCATTAGCGCCGTGAAGGCCGACCATGACCTGGTGCGTAGGGTCACGCTCGAGGCAATAGAGGCCGGTAAGGAGCGCTATTCCGTCGATTATTCGTTCATCCGCGCGGATGGAAAAAGAGGTCATGCAGCCGTGAGGGCCTCTATTGTTCGCGATCCGACCGGCAAGGCGCGTCGCATTATCGGCACCGCGACGGATGTGGGTCAGCTGACCGATGCGATGACGGCCCTGGAAGCATCCGAGGAACGCTTCCGCATAATCGCCGACACTGTCAGCGACGTATTGTGGGATCGCGATTTCGATACCGACACAATTTGGGTCACACCGGACTGGCCGACCAAGCTGCGCATAGCAATTGACAGTGATGTAAGGATGGACCGCTTTTTCGATGATCATGTCGAGCCGGAAGAGGCCGTGAGGGTACAAAAGTCATTCCTTGAAGCGATCAAGTCGGATGCGACAGAATGGGAGTGCCAGTATGGCCTGATCGGATCAGACGGGTCCAGGATCGATCTGGCGGTAAAGGCAGCAATTTTGAGGAATTCTGACGGCCGGGCCCAGCGCATGCTGGGCAACGCGCGCAACGTGACATTCGAAGTTCGCCAGCAAGAGGGTTTCACCCGCGCGCGCGCGCTGGAAGCGGTCGGGCAACTGACGGGCGGCATCGCCCATGACTTCAACAACCAGCTCATGATCATTCAAGGCAATGCCGAGCTTCTCGAGATGAGTGCGCTCGATGAGGATCAGTCCGAATCCGCCGCCCTGATCAATCAGGCCTGCGTGAGCGCTGCAGATCTGATCCAGCGGCTACTTTCCTTCTCGCGCCAGTCTCACCTGCGGTCCGAGCGGGTCGAAATCGCGCGACTGATCCCCAATGTCGTGGCGCTTCTGAGGGCCGGCATCCCGGAATCAATCACGGTGAGGTGCAAGGTGCCCCCCGGGATCTGGCAGGCGAAGGCCGATGCAAATGCGCTGGAACAGGCAATCATCAATCTCGCCGTCAATTCCCGCGATGCGATGCCTAATGGGGGCGACATCATCATCGGCTGCGAGAACCGGATCATCTCGGGGGACACGCATCCCTTCGCAGCCGAACTCGAGCCGGGCGAATATGTCGAGCTGTCCGTCACCGACAACGGCCATGGCATGGCGCCCGAGGTGAAGGCCAAGGTTTTCGAGCCCTTCTTCACAACCAAGGAAGTGGGCAAGGGCACCGGGCTGGGGCTGAGTACAGTCTACGGTTTCGCCAAGCAATCGAACGGGCACGTGATCGTCTACAGCGAGCCTGACCGGGGGACGACAGTGGCCTTGTATCTGCCGCGATATACCGAGATCGTGGAGCAATATATGCCAGATCTCGTTACCCGATCGGCTCACCCGGGGAACGGGAAGCGCATCCTGCTCGTCGAGGACCAGGAGCGGCTGCGAGATCACGTCTGCAAGCTGCTGACGAAAATGGGTTACAAGGTGACGTCCGCTGCGAATGGCATCGAGGCTTTGTCCCTGTTGCAGGATGGCCAGAATTTCGATCTGCTGTTCACCGACGTGATCATGCCCGGGGGATTGAACGGCCAGGAGCTTGCCCAAAAAACCACGAAGCTCCGCCCAAGCATGAAGGTGCTGTTCACCTCGGGTTACCCTGCCTCCGCATTCGAGCATCTCCGGCTCGACGAGGTCGAGCACATCAAGCTTCTGAAGAAGCCGTACAGGTCCGCAGAACTGACAGCGGCGCTTGCGGAACTGCTCGAAAACTAG
- a CDS encoding response regulator, with protein MSILASRPFGIAVILPKLQAQSFQKINHSPVAKLAITEVALARILIADDDVILTEMLRFRLEGARHEVITAADGLEALDKAKEGRPDLIILDSMMPVIAGPEVLARLRADPQSAATPVVMLTARNGESDIVAALRGGANEYLTKPFIPQELMVRIEKLLLSSL; from the coding sequence TTGAGCATTTTGGCAAGCCGGCCCTTCGGCATCGCCGTGATTCTCCCAAAATTGCAGGCGCAATCTTTTCAGAAAATTAACCATAGTCCTGTAGCCAAGCTGGCAATCACGGAGGTTGCATTGGCCAGGATCCTCATTGCGGACGACGATGTCATCCTGACGGAGATGCTCCGCTTCAGGCTCGAGGGCGCGCGCCATGAGGTCATTACCGCGGCTGATGGGCTGGAAGCCCTGGACAAGGCCAAGGAGGGACGGCCCGACCTCATCATTCTCGACTCCATGATGCCGGTGATCGCCGGGCCCGAGGTCTTGGCACGCTTGAGAGCGGATCCCCAATCAGCGGCAACGCCGGTGGTCATGCTGACGGCGCGGAACGGAGAAAGCGATATCGTCGCGGCGCTCAGGGGCGGTGCGAACGAATATCTCACCAAGCCCTTCATCCCCCAGGAATTGATGGTACGCATCGAAAAGTTGCTGTTGTCCTCGTTGTGA
- a CDS encoding tetratricopeptide repeat protein, with the protein MAVAAAVALPAGAQVGTSEREAAQAAYVAGNFARAEQLLGELLAKSPLDPDLLRRLAAVQAAKGNLDMAQATIDKAYDLAPTDTDIQLARANILFWRGQIAEATLQADQIAERNPDYPGLDSLRTSLREAVDARKFRFRSAGAGVSVSDARFASGADQTWYVQRGSLSAQWGDRRSASLDVEREERRVTDTHIAGRVDLAEGNNRFFVAGTITPNPDFRETWSFGGGAEIALGRRSTVLIDGRFAEYTGDDVTAFGVGLRQTLSSRLEVSARSIHLLGGGDDYRFGAALRADYSHPQIGDIFAILASYPDVENDGAQQLRSVAIGVRRPLSDQLSLGVTGEYESRANSYDRTAISLDLRLRIGKRS; encoded by the coding sequence ATGGCCGTTGCGGCCGCAGTAGCGTTACCGGCAGGTGCTCAAGTCGGCACCAGCGAGCGCGAGGCCGCGCAGGCAGCCTATGTGGCAGGCAACTTTGCCCGCGCCGAACAATTGCTCGGCGAGCTATTGGCAAAGAGCCCTCTGGACCCCGACTTGCTACGACGTCTGGCAGCGGTGCAGGCGGCCAAGGGCAATCTGGACATGGCCCAGGCGACCATCGACAAGGCGTATGATCTTGCCCCCACGGATACCGACATCCAGCTTGCCCGCGCGAACATCCTGTTCTGGCGCGGCCAGATCGCTGAAGCCACGCTTCAGGCCGATCAGATTGCCGAGCGAAACCCGGATTATCCTGGCTTGGACAGCTTACGGACATCGCTCCGCGAGGCTGTGGACGCCCGCAAGTTCAGATTTCGCTCTGCCGGGGCGGGCGTCTCGGTCTCGGACGCCCGCTTCGCGTCTGGTGCCGACCAGACGTGGTACGTGCAACGCGGATCCCTCTCCGCACAGTGGGGCGATAGGCGGTCGGCCTCGCTGGATGTCGAGCGCGAGGAGCGCCGCGTCACCGACACCCATATCGCGGGACGGGTCGACCTAGCGGAAGGAAACAACCGCTTTTTCGTTGCGGGCACGATCACGCCGAACCCCGATTTCCGGGAAACCTGGAGCTTTGGTGGCGGGGCAGAGATCGCGCTGGGCAGGCGCAGCACCGTGCTGATCGACGGCCGCTTTGCGGAATATACCGGCGACGATGTCACCGCATTTGGGGTCGGCCTGCGGCAAACCCTGTCCTCGCGCTTGGAGGTCTCTGCCCGATCGATCCACCTGCTGGGCGGCGGGGACGACTACCGGTTCGGCGCTGCGCTGCGGGCCGATTACAGCCACCCGCAGATCGGCGATATCTTCGCGATCCTCGCAAGCTACCCCGATGTCGAAAATGACGGCGCGCAGCAATTACGCTCCGTGGCGATCGGGGTGCGCCGCCCCCTGTCGGACCAGCTCTCGCTTGGTGTCACCGGCGAATACGAGTCGCGCGCTAACAGCTATGATCGCACTGCGATCTCGCTCGACCTTCGCTTGCGCATAGGAAAACGATCATGA